One Methylorubrum extorquens genomic window, ACCACCCGGAAACCGACCTCGACGAACTCGCCGCGATGCTGCGCCTGAGCGCTGAGGACGTCGTCTCCGCCGGGCTGGCCGCCGATCCCGCCGCGGTCGAAGCCTATGCGGGCGAGATTTCGGATCTCGACGGGAGCGAGGGCGCCGCCCGCCGCCATCGCGCCTGGCGTCTCGGAATCGGCGCGGACGTGCTCGAATCCGGGCAGCGGCGCCGGGAAATCGGCAATTTTCTCGCGTCTCTGTCCACAGCCCGCGGCGTGGAATGGACCGAGCGCGACCGGGTGGCACGTTGACCCGCCCTGCTGCGCATCTAGCTTTGCTTTGTCGGCCTTCCTTTCAGGCCGCGCGGGAGACGCGTTTCCAATGAGCCAGGGTTCTTCGGTCGCGGTCGTCGGAAGCGGGCTCGGTGGGTTGGCCTCAGCCTGCGTGGCGGCCGCGCGCGGCCATCGCGTCACGGTCTACGACAAGAACGACTGGATGGGCGGCAAGGCGGCGGTTCTGCACGAGGGCGGCTTCCGCTTCGACATGGGCCCGACCATCCTCACCGTGCCCCGCGTGCTGGAGCGCATCTTCTCCGAGGCCGGGCGCTCGGTGCACGATTACATGGATCTGCGCCGCCTCGACCCGCAATGGCGCTGCTTCTTCGATGACGGCTCGCGCGTCGACCTGATTGAGGACGTGGACGCCATGGCCGCCTCCATGGACCGGTTCGCGCCCGGCCAAGGGGTGGGCGACGGCTACAAGAAGTTCATCGCGGTCTCCGAGCATCTGCACGGCGTCTCGGAGCGGTTCTTCTTCTGGAAGGCGGTGCAGGATCTGTTCGATACGATCGACATCCGCGCCAACATGAACCCCGGTACGCTCCGCGATGTGCTGTCTCTGCGCATGCACGCCACCGTCGCGAGCACGATCCGCGGCAAGGTGAAGGATGCGCGGCTTGCCCAGATGCTCGACCACTTCGTGCAGTATGTCGGCTCCTCGCCCTATGGTGCGCCGGCGGTGCTCTGCGCCATCGCCCACATGCAGACGGCCGAAGGCGTGTGGTACCCGATGGGCGGCACCCGCGCGGTCGCCGAGGGGCTGATGCGGCTCGCCACCGAACTCGGCGCCACGATGAAGCCCGCCGACGAGGTGCTGGGCCTCGACATCGCCGCGGGCCAGCTCCGCGGCCTGCGCACCCGCGACGGCATCACGCCTTACGACGCCGTGATCTCCAATATGGATTCGGTGCGCACCTACCGCGAACTCGTCGGCGGCGAGGTCGGCAAAACCTACGAGAAGAAATCCTTCGAGCCGGCCTGCTCCGGCGTGGTGCTCTATCTCGGGCTGAACAAGCGCTACGAGCACCTGAACCACCACGATTTCGTCTTCTCCCGCGACCCAGAGGAGGAGTTCGACTTCATCTACCGCAAGGGCGAGCCGGCCCCCGACCCGACCGCCTATCTCGCTGCCCCCTCCTCCACCGATCCGAGCGTGGCGCCGGAGGGCGGCGAGGCGCTCTACGTCCTCGTCCATACGCCGTATCTGCGGCCGCACCACGATTGGTCGAAGATGTTTCCGGCCTATCGCCGGACGATCCTGGAGAAGCTCAAGCGCACCGGCGGCATGCCGGACCTCGAGGAGCGCATCGTCGTCGAGCGTCACCTTACCCCGCAGGACATCCACGACCGCTACAAGGTGCTCAACGGCGCGATCTACGGGCTGGCCTCGCACGGGCGGATGATGGGCGCGTTCAAGCCCGGCAACCGCTCGCGGGAGGTGCGCGGCCTTTACCTCGCGGGCGGCGCCGCCCATCCGGGGCCGGGCATGCCGATGGTGATGATGTCCGGCTGGATCGCCGCCGACGCCCTCGATCAGGATCTGCGCGGCAGCGGGGAACCGGAGCTGCGCAAGACCGCCTGAGTCTCTCCGTCATGGTACGGGCGAAACCGCTGCCGCCCGAGCGCTCGGCCCCGCTCTGGCGGTTCATGGCCGCTTATTTCGACCGCTTCGTCCGGCGCCATCTGAACGCCCTGCGCCTCGCGCGCTGGGGCGTTCCGGCCAGCATCACCGACGCGGCGCCGCTGGTGATCTACGCCAACCATCCTTCGTGGTGGGATGCGGCGGTCCTGGTCGTGGCCACCGACCGGCTGTTTCCGGGGCGCGAGAGCTTCGCGCCGATCGAGGCCGCGATGCTGGAGAAGTACGGCATCTTCCGGAAGATGGGCGCCTTCCCCGTCGATCTCGACAGCGCGCGGGGCGGCGCGCAATTCCTGTCCGCCTCCCGTGCGATCTTGGCGCGACCCGACCGCGTCCTCTGGATCACCGCGCAGGGGCGCTTCGCCGACGTGCGGACCCGCCCCCTCGGGCTGAAGCCCGGCGTCGCGCGGCTCGCGGAGATCGCGCCCGAGGCGACCTTCCTGCCGCTTGCCGTGGAATACGCCTTCTGGGACGAGCGCGGGGCGGAAGCCTTCCTCGCCTTCGGCGCGCCGCTCACCTCCGCCGAACTGCTCGGACTGCCCCGCCCCGAGCGTCTCGCCCGGATGGAGGCGGCGCTGACCGCGACCCTCGACCGGCTCTCGGGCGACGTGATCGCCCGCGACTCCGCCCGGTTCGAGACGCTGCTGGCGGGTCGGCGCGGGGTCGGCGGCGTGTATGACGGCTGGCGGCGGTTCGCGGCCCTGCTGACCGGCCGCCGCTTCGAGCCGGGGCACCGGGACGGCGACGCCGAGGAGACGCGGACCCGATGACACTCACCCTCCTCGCGCTCGTAGCCCTTGCGCTGGCCCTGCTCCCGGCGGGCCTCGCGGCGGTCAACCTCGCGATCCTGCGCAGCCCCGAACCCACGTCGAGCGACGGGCTCGTCTCGATCCTGATACCCGCCCGCAACGAGGCCGCGGTGATCGAGGGTACGGTGCGGGCCGCACTCGCGAGCCGCGGCGTCCCGGTCGAGGTCATCGTCGGCGACGACCACTCGACCGACGCGACCGCCGAAATCGTTACGCGCCTCGCCCGCACCGATCCGCGCCTGCGGCTGATTTCCGTGCCCGCCCTGCCCGAGGGCTGGACCGGCAAGAACCACGCCTGCACCGCCCTCTCCGAGGCGGCGCGCGGCGAGCGCCTGCTGTTCCTCGATGCCGACGTAACGCTGGCGCCCGAGGGCGCGGCGGCGCTGGCCGCCCATGCCGTCAGGAGCGGTGCCGATCTCGTCAGCGGCGTGCCCCGGCAGGTGATGGAGACCCTGGGCGAGCGCCTGACCGTGCCGATGATCGATTTCCTGCTGCTCGGCTACCTGCCGATCGCCCTGATGCGCGCCTCGCCCCGCACCGCGCTCGGCGCCGCCTGCGGGCAGATGATCCTGATCGCGCGCGACGCCTATGCCGCCACCGGCGGCCACGGCGCGATCCGCACTTCGCTGCACGATGGCGTGCGCCTGCCGCGGCTGTTCCGCGAGCAGGGCTTACGCACCGATCTCGTCGCGGGCCACGCGCTCGCCGCCTGCCGGATGTACCGGGATTTTCCCCAGAGCTGGGCCGGCTTCTCGAAGAACGCGCATGAGGGCATGGCGACGCCCGCCGCACTCCCGGTCTGGACGGTGCTGCTGTTCGGCGGCCATATCCTGCCCTGGCTCGTTCTCGCCGCCGCCCTGGTGCTGGGCGCCGGTACGCCCGCCGTCTTGGCCGCGGCCGCCGTCCTCGTCTCGCTCGCCACGCGGGCGGCGATCACGCAGCGGGTTGCCGAGCCGCTCGCGACGATCCTCCTGCACCCCGCCACCGTCGGCACGGCGCTCGCGATCCAGTGGAACGTGCTGCTGCGCCCGGGACGGGCCGGCCGGGCGGTATGGAAGGGGCGCAGCTACGCGGTGGGCGGAGCGCCGAAGCCGCAGCGGGATCCGGGCTGAGAAAGGTCACGGACGAATTTCATCCGGGCACAATCCATGCGGCAAATCGTGTAACGTCGGCCATCCAGCCTTTGCAGTTCCTGAATAACGCCTGTAGCCTTGGTGCCACGACGGCCCGGTGCCTTGCCGGGTCGCATCGCCAGGAAGTTCGGTCGCGTCGATGAGGGATGAGAGCGCCGCCGCCGTGTCGGCCCGCCCCACCGCCGACCCGCAGACATCGCGGGAGGGCGCCCGCACGGTCACGGGCGGACGCCCGATCGAGAGCTTCCCCCCCCGCTACGAGACCGGTCGTCACGGCCGCCGCGACGCCTATGCCGCGCTCGATCTCGGCACCAACAATTGCCGCCTGCTGGTCGCCGAGCCGACGCCCAACGGCTTCCGGGTGATCGACGCCTTCTCCCGCATCGTCCGGCTCGGCGAGGGGCTGGGCAATTCCAACCGCCTCACCGAGGCGGCGATCGAGCGCACGGTGGAGGCCCTGCGCATCTGCCGCGGCAAGATGAAGTCCCGTGCGGTGGCCCGCTCCAAAGTGATCGCCACCGAAGCGTGCCGGCTTGCCGTCAACGGTGCCGAGTTCGTGGCGCGGGTGCGCGCCGAGGTCGGGCTCGACCTCGAGATCGTGGATCGGCAGACGGAGGCCTATCTCGCCGTGACCGGCTGCGCCGCGCTCGCCGACCCGCGGGCGGAATCGGTCGTGATCTTCGACATCGGCGGCGGCTCCACCGAGATCGCATGGCTCGACGGGGCGGCGGCCAACCCCTCGACCGACCCCACCTTGCGCATCCGCGCCTGGGATTCCCTGCCCGTTGGCGTGGTGACGCTGGCCGAGCGCCACGGCGGCACCGAGGTGACGCGGCGGACCTTCGAGGGCATGGTCGAGGAGGTCGGCGACCTCATCTCCCCCTTCGCGATCCGCGCTGCGGCGGCGGCCACCGCCCCCTATTTCCACCTGCTCGGCACCTCGGGCACCGTGACCACGCTCGCCGCCATGCATCTGCGGCTCGCCCGCTACGAGCGGCGCCGGGTCGATGGCCTATGGATGAGCGACGACGAGGTCGGCGACGCGATCGAGGATCTGCTCGACACCCGCCTCGAACAGCGCGCCGACAACCCCTGCATCGGCCGTGACCGGGCCGACCTCGTGCTCGCCGGCTGCGCCATCCTGGAGGCGATCCGCCGGGTGTTCCCGTCCGAGCGCCTGCGCATCGCCGACCGGGGTCTGCGCGAGGGCCTGCTCATGAACATGATGCGCGAGGACGGCGTCTGGCGTCGCGGGCGGTATCGGTAGGGATGGGGCCGTCCCGCGGGCTGACCCTCGCTCTGTCCACGGCGTGAAGAGCGGATGCCGGTCGATCGGCTTGGTACAGAATCCGGTTGGTCGCTTCGTAATCTGTACCTGACGCTTTGCAGGGCCCCATCGCGCTCACGCGATGGGATTTCTCTTCATGTCCCGCGCGGGCTCGAAACGGTGCCTGCTTTCATCCGGTGGGCGCCGTATCAGACATCCTCGATCGCTTTTGAGGAATGGTGTCCTGTTATCAGCCAACGCCCGTCGATTTCCTCGAAGGTGAAGAGAAACCGGGCCGGCACCACCGTCTCCTCGCCATTGCGGCGGATCTGGAAGGTGTAGAGCCCACCGATCACGACGGTGCCGAGCTTTCGGCTCACCCGCTGTTTCTGCACGGTCACGCCGCAACTCATGCCGTCATTGTCGAGAAAGATCTCGAAGTAGCGCCGACGATCAGCCTCGCGGCCCCGGACGTCGTCCGACATCGTCGGCACGAGGATGGCGTCGGGGGCGTAGAGCGCGAGCACTGCATCGACGTTGCGGGTTCCGACGGTCTCGGCCCATCTCAACAGCACCTTGCCCGCCTCGGACAGGCAGGCGGCGACCGTCCGCTCCCCCGCATCCGTCCGCGTAGTGGCCTCCAGCGTGTCATCCGCCATGATCATTCCCGTCTCCCTGGTCCGACGCTCCTCGAGGCCTGGTCCGTTCATCGAACCGAGGCAGCGATCGTAGTGTTATAACGTATCAAATGCGCTCGTCATCCGGGAGCCACGCCGTCCTCATCACAGCTCGCGCCGGGATACCGGCTTCACGCGCTCGCTGCGGCGGGATAGGGACCATCCGGCGGCTGCGAGCGCATCGGCGCGTGCCGATGCTTGGGGACAGGACCATGAGCGACCGGCGAGGCGGGACAGGCGGCCTGCGCGGCGACCTGAAGCAGCGGGTGAAGACCGGCCGCGGGCGCACCCTCTCCCAGAAGCGTTGGCTGGAACGCCAGCTCAACGACCCCTACGTCGCCCGCGCCAAGCGCGAGGGCTACCGCTCCCGCGCGGCGTTCAAGCTTCTCGAAATCGACGAGCGCTTCAAGCTCTTGAAGCCCGGCCAGCGGATCGTCGATCTCGGCGCGGCGCCCGGCGGCTGGTCGCAGGTGGCGGCGCGGATCCTCGGCGAGAGCGGCCGCATCGTCGGCATCGATCTGCTCGAGATCGAGCCGATGCCGGGGGCGACCTTCATCACCCTCGACTTCCTCGATCCCTCCGCCCCCGAGCGCCTGACCGAGCTGCTGGGCGGGCGGGCCGACCTCGTCCTGTCCGACATGGCCGCCAACACCACCGGCCACAAGAAGACCGACCACCTGCGCATCATCGGTCTGGCCGAGACCGCCGCCGCCTTCGCCCGCGAGATCCTGGCGCCGGGCGGGGCCTACCTCGCCAAGGTGTTCCAGGGCGGCACCGAGGGCGACCTGTTGACCGAGCTGAAGCGCGACTTCGCGGTCGTGCGCCACGTCAAGCCGCAGGCGAGCCGGGCGGACTCGAGCGAGCTCTACGTGCTGGCCACCGGCTTCCGCGGTGAGACCGGCGCAGGGGATGCGGTGGACGAAGACGGCTGATCTGTCACGGGCGGCTGCGCCCTTCCTTCCTTTCGTGGCACGATGCCTGCGCGTCCTGCCCGAGAGCCGTGCAAGGAAGGCCCCGATGACCGCCCAACCCCTCACTCGCTTCACCGTCGCGCCCCTGGCCCAAATGACGCGGCGCCTCGCCGACGTCGCCGCAGGCCGCGCCGAGCCCGATCTGGTGATCACCGGCGCACGGGTGCTCTCGACCTATTCCGAGCGCATCCTGCCCGACCGCGAGATCTGGATCGCGGGCGGGCGCATCGCTGCGGTGAAGCCGGCGGGCCACCATCGCGGCGCCGCCCCACGCTACGACGCGCGCGGCGGCCTGATCGCGCCGGGGCTGGTCGATCCGCATCTGCACATCGAGAGCAGCATGGTGACGGCCTGCGCCTATGCCGAGGCCGCGCTGATCAACGGCACCACCACGATCGTCTGCGACAGCCACGAGATCGGCAACGTGCTCGACGTGAACGGCGTGGAATGGATGCTGGAGGATGCCCGCGCGGCGCCCCTCAATATCTTCCTGACCGTGCCGAGCACGGTGCCCGCCACCACGCCGGATCTCGAGACCGCGGGCGGCGACCTGACGGCGGAGAAGATCGGCGCCCTGTTCGATGCGTGGCCCGAGGCGATCGGGCTCGGCGAGAAGATGGATTTCGTCGCGGTGGCCGCCGGGGACGAGCGGGCGCACGCCATCATCCGCGCCGCGCTGGAACGGGGCCGCCCGGTCTCGGGTCACGTCTACGGCCGTGACTTCGTGGCGGCCTACGCCGCGAGCGGCGTCACCGACACCCACGAGGCGGTGGATGCCGACATTGCCGACGACCTTTTGGAGGCAGGCCTCTGGATCTTCCTGCGCGGGGGGCCGCCTACCACGCCCTGGCACTCGCTGCCGAAGGCGATCGGCACCGTCACCGAGTACGGCGCCGCCTGGAAGCGGGTCTGTGCCTGCAGCGACGATCGCGACGCCGACGACCTCCTCGCCTTCGGCCTCGACTGGGTGGTGCGCGAGGCGGTGGCGCGCGGCATTCCGAAACCCGCCGCCTGGGCGATGGGCTCGCTGCACGGGGCCACCCGCTACGGCCTCGACGGCGAGGTCGGCGGCCTCGGCGGCGGGCGCCGGGCCGACCTCGTGCTCCTGAACGACGATCTCGTCCCGCAGGCGACGTGGTACGGCGGTGTGCAGGTTGTGGAGGACCGTAAACCGACGCCGCGGCTCGAAGAGGCGCTGGCCCGGCCCTACCGCTACCCGGCGCCGGCCTACGCCACGGTCCGCCTGCCCGATCCCGTTCCCGCGCTGATCCCGGCGCTGCCGCCCGCGCCCTGCACGGTCAACGCGATCCGCACCACGCTGCCGGGCATCGAGCTGACGCATGAGCGCGTCGCGCTCACCCCCGGCGCGGATTGGGCGGCGACGCTCGCCGCGCACGATCTCTGCCACGTCGCGGTGGTCGAGCGGCACGGCCGCTCCGGCGGCGTCGCCCACGGGCTGCTCTCGGCCTTCGGCTTGAAGCGCGGCGCGGTGGCGAGCAGCGTCGGCCACGATTCGCACAACGTCGTCGTCGCGGGGCTGAACGAAGCCGACATGCGGGTGGCTCTCGACGCCATCGCCGGGCATCAGGGCGGCGTCTGCGTCGTCGAGGAGGGCCAAGTCGTCGCGATGGTGACGCTGCCGGTGGCGGGCCTCCTCTCCGACAAGCGCGTGGGCGCGGTGGCGGACGAGGTCAAGGCGCTCAAGCGCGCCTGGGAGCGGGCCGGCTGCAGCATCCCCTATATGGGCTTCAACCTGATCCCGCTCGCGGTGATCCCGCAGATCCGCATCACCGACAAGGGCGTGGTGCTGGTGCCGGAGATGCGCCCGGTGCCGCTGTTCGAGGCGGCTTGAGACGGCCGAAGAGGCGGGCTCTCCCCTCTCCCCGCGAGCGGGGAGAGGAGATCCGCGTTGACCTGGGCGATCGAACGCGGGCTCAGCGTGCCGCCGAGACGCCCGGACCCTTGTCGGTCCATTCCGGCGGCAGACCGATCATGTCGGCCAGGATGCCGTCGAAGCCGGGCGCCCGGCCGAAGGCCTCGCAATCCGGGTCGAGGGGCGCTTCGCCGAGCGTGGTGATGCGGATCCGGTCATAGGTGGGCAACTGCAGCTCGCCCTTGAACGGATCCTTGCCGGTAGCGAGGTAGGAGCCGAAATCCTGGCCGAACTCGCCGGCCAGATCGTAGGCGTCGCTGGCGGCCGAGAAGCGGGCTTGGTTGGTGAAGGAGTTGGCCGCGCCCGCCCAGATCATCGCCGCGCGCTGGCGGTTGCGGGTGTCGAGCGCCTCGGATTCGATGGTCAGGCTGCCGAGCCCGATCGGCACCCGCGGCACCGGAATCCGGCCGATCGTGTTGGCGAAGCCGACGCCGACCTGGCCGGCCACCGAAATCGCCGTCGTGGCGGCGACGGTCGCGCCGGAGGCCGGCACGTTGGTGAGATCGACCCGGGTCACCGCCGAGCGCACCGTGAGGTCGGCGCGCCCCGACGACACCACGTCGTAGCGCAGCGAGAGGTCGTAGCAGAGCGCCCGGTCGGCGGCGTTGGCGATCAGGCGCCGCTCCACCGGCGACAGGCCGGGGCCGGAGACGGCCTCGGAGAAGACCGTCGGCACGATGCGCACGGTGCGTACCGTCTGCGGCAGGGTCGGATCGATGAACAGCTTGGATTCGGAGGCGACGGCGTCGCTGGCCACGAACTGGTCGCGGCGCGAGAGGGCGCCGCCGTCGGTGAGCACCACGTCGCCGCAGCCGGCCAACCCGGCGAGCAGGGCGGCGGCGAGCGCGAGACGGGAAACGCCGGGACGAAGGTTCGACCGCAGGGGCATCAGGCTCTTTCGCGGGATGGAGGCCGGCGCCGGGAGACGCTCGGGGACGCGCATCCTGCCGAGACCGGCGGGACAGCATCGCTTTTCGGGCGGAAGCCTAGCCTTAAGCCGGCAGTCCCGGAAGGATCGGGCGGGGGACGGTGCGCGTATCCCGCGGGCCTGTGACCGTTCAGCCACGTTGTTTCATCCCAACCCCACGCAACGCCGGATCATAGAGTCGCCTCCCTGCAACGCTTCCGCGCCTCACGCGCGCGCCTGCGCAACCCTTCGGCACGTCGCGCGCTTGTCCCTGCCGATGCGTCCCGCCCAGATCGTCCCCCTCGTCGTCGCCACCGCTTTGTTCATGGAGAACACCGACTCGACGGTGATCGCCACGGCCCTGCCGGCGATCGCGGCGAGCCTCGGCGTCGATCCGATCGCCCTCAAGCTGGCGCTCACGGCCTATCTCGTGAGTCTGGCGATCTTCATTCCGGTTTCGGGCTGGGCCGCCGACCGCTACGGCGCCCGCAACGTCTTTCGCGCCGCCCTGTGCGTGTTCATGGCCGGCTCGCTCGCCTGCGCCGCCGCGAACTCGCTCACCGGCTTCGTCGCCGCCCGCTTCGTGCAGGGGGTCGGCGGGGCGATGATGGTGCCGGTCGGCCGCCTCGTGATCCTGCGCTCGGTGCCGAAATCCGAACTCGTCGGGGCGCTGGCCTACCTCACGATTCCGGCGCTGATCGGCCCGATCCTCGGGCCGCCGCTCGGCGGCTTCATCACCACTTATGCCGACTGGCGCTGGATCTTCTTCATCAACATCCCGATCGGGCTCGCCGGCATCGTGCTCGCGACCCTGTATTTCGGCGACATCCGCGAGGAGACGCGCCCGCCGCTCGACGTGACGGGCTTCCTGCTCTCGGGCGGCGGGCTCGCCCTGCTGATGCTGGGCTTTGCCGCGACCGGGCGCCATCTCCTGCCGGACGGCGTCTCCTGGGGCTGCATGGCCGGCGGCCTCGCGCTCATCGGGCTCTACCTGCGCCACGCCAAGCGCACCGAGCACCCGCTCATCCGCCTCGACCTACTCAAGCACGACACCTTCCGCGCGGCGGTGACGGGGGGAAGCCTGTTCCGCATCGGCACGGGCGCCATCCCCTTCCTGCTGCCGCTGATGCTGCAGATCGGCTTCGGGCTCGATCCCCTGCATTCCGGGCTCATCACCTTCGCCGCGGCGGCCGGCGCCCTTCTCATCAAGATCGTCGGCCCGCGCATCCTGCGGGCTTATGGCTTCCGCCGGGTGATGGTGACGAACGCGCTGGTCGCCGCCGCCTTTCTCGCCGCCAACGGGCTGTTCACGGTCGAGACCCCGCACTGGATCATCGTCGGCGTGCTGCTGCTCGGCGGCTGCGTGCGCTCGCTGCAATTCACCTGCGTCAACGCCATCGCCTATGCCGATCTCGAATCGCGGGAGATGAGCGCGGCCACGAGTCTGGCCAGCGTCGCGCAGCAATTGTCCCTGAGCCTCGGCGTCTCCATCGGCGCCCTGGCGCTGGAGGGCGCCGCCGCCTGGCACGGCCATGCCGGGATCGAGGCGGGGGATTTCTCCCTCGCCTTCCTTGGGGTGGCTCTGGTCTCGGCGGGCTCGTTCTTCGTGTTCCGGCGGCTGGCGCCGGATGCCGGCGCGGAGGTCTCGGGTCAGCGACGGGTCGCTGCGGCCGTGCCGACACCCGCTGACGGCTCGCCTCAGAGTCTTGCCCCTGTTACGCCGCAGCCCGCGCCGGAGCCCGGCCGCCCGTCCGCTTGACGCCGCCGGACTTAGGCCGCGCGGGCGCCTTGGCCGCCACCTTGGCAGGGGTGCGTACGGGCGCCGGAGCCTCGCCCGAGTTGAAGATCCCGCGCCAGCTCCAGGCGCCGGGGCCGGTCATCGCGTACATCAGGAAGGCGCCGGCCAGCCCGAGATCCGCAAAAAGGAAGCTGCGCTCGGTCACCGCGGCGGCCCCGGCGTGGAGCCAGAACGGGTGCAGCAGGGCGGCCATGCCGGCGACGAAACCGGCCATGGCGAGCCCGGTGAGCCGCGGCATCACGCCGAGGATCACCGCGAGCGGCCCGAACACCTGTACGATCACCGCCGCCGTCGCGACCGCGTTGGGGGCGGGACAGCCGGCGCCCGCCAGCGTCACCGCGAAGCCGGAGACGTTGAGTGCGCGCGCCACGCCGGTCGGCAGCAGGGCCGAGGCTATGAGGAGGCGGGCGGCGAGAAGGATGCCGTTCTGGGCTGAACCGAACACGGGCCGAGGACTCCGGGCGAGAAGGAATGCCGGGAAGCCTCGGGGGCCAGCGTGAATCGCCGGTTAAGGAGGCCCGGCGAAGCGAGGGATGCCTGGGGATCGTCCATGAACCATGGACCCACCATGGACTTGCCCGAGCGTTGGGCTTAAGTCCGCAACCCGAGAGCAGCACAGGACGGATCGAGGGGCATCCAAGCCGTGGTTCAGTCGATGGCCGACGTGCGGGAGGCGATCTTCGCCTTCATCGCGGCCCGCAACCCGGGCCTTCCCTCCGGCGCCGTCACCGGGGAGACTTCCCTCGTGACCAGCGATGCGCTCGATTCGATCGGCATCCTCGACCTGATGATGCATCTCGGCGACCGCTTCGGCGTCGAAGTGGACGAGGATAGCTTCGACCTCGCGAACTTCGCCAGCGTCGACACGCTGGCCCATTTCATCGACGACCGGCGTTCCGACGTCTGATCCGCGCCTGACCCGTCCCATGGCCCCGACGCTGCTGCACCACCTGCTCGAAGGAGCCGGCGCGGACGATTCCCCCGCGATCGTTGAGGGGGGGGAAACCCTCACCTACGGCGCCTTTCGGGCCCGCGTCGCCGCCTTGGCGGAACGCTTGGCGCGCCTCGGCCTGCGGCCCGGTGACCGAGTCGCGATCCTGCTGCCGAAATCGATCCGTGAATGCGTCGCGATCTTTGCCGCCAGCGCGGCCGGCGGCGTGTTCGTGCCGATCCACCCATCCTTGCGCCCGCGTCAGGTCCACCACATCGTCGCCGATAGCGGCGCGCGGGTGCTGCTGACCGATGCCGCCCACGCCGCTGGGCTCGAAGGTGCGCTGGATGACGTTGCGGATCTGCGCATCTTGGACGGGGAAACCGGTGACGACGCCGCCGCCCTCCAACCCGGCGAGCCGGCGCCGGAGGGGTTGGCGGCGATCCTCTACACCTCGGGCTCGACCGGCCTGCCCAAGGGCGTGATGCTCTCCCATGCCAACCTGATCGCCGGCACCCGCATCGTGCGGACCTATCTCGGCATCAACCCCGCAGACCGCCTTCTCTCGGTGCTGCCGTTCTCGTTCGATTACGGCCTCAACCAGCTCCTCACCAGCATCGAGCAGGGCGCGCGTATCGTGCTGCTGACCCCGCGTCTCGGCGACGACGTGGTGCGGGCGCTGGAGGCGCACCGCATCACCGTGCTGGCCGGCGTGCCGACGCTGTGGACGCTGCTGACACGGGCAGCACCCCATCTGGCCAAGGCGGATCTTTCGGCCCTGCGGGCGATCACCAATTCCGGCGGCAGCCTTGCGCTACCGACGATAGAGCGCCTGCGCGCGCGGTTGCCGCATACGGCCGTCGTGCTGATGTACGGCCTGACGGAAGCCTTCCGCTCGACCTACCTGCCGCCGGACGAGATCGACCGGCGCCCGGACTCGATCGGCCGCGCCATCCCCGAGACCGAAATCTTCGCCATCACCCTCGCAGGGCGCCGGGCGCGACCCGGCGAGCCCGGCATCCTGCACCACCGCGGCCCGACCGTCTCGATGGGCTACTGGAAGCGGCCCGAGGACACCGCCCGCGTGCTGGTGCCCGACCCGTTCCCGCCGCCCGGAGCCAAACCGGATCTCGTCTGCCGCTCTGGCGACCTCGTGGTGGAGGATACTGAGGGCTTCTTCCGGTTCATCGGCCGCGAGGACACGATGATCAAGACGCAAGGGTTTCGCGTGAGCCCCACCGAGGTCGAGGCGGCCTTGATGGAGACGGGCGCCTTCCGCGCCGCCGCCGTGATCGGCCTGCCCGACCCGAGCCTCGGCCAGCGCATCCATGCCGTCACCGTCCCCGCCGAGGGCGCGCCGGGCACGGCGGACGTGCTGCAGGCC contains:
- a CDS encoding phytoene desaturase family protein — encoded protein: MSQGSSVAVVGSGLGGLASACVAAARGHRVTVYDKNDWMGGKAAVLHEGGFRFDMGPTILTVPRVLERIFSEAGRSVHDYMDLRRLDPQWRCFFDDGSRVDLIEDVDAMAASMDRFAPGQGVGDGYKKFIAVSEHLHGVSERFFFWKAVQDLFDTIDIRANMNPGTLRDVLSLRMHATVASTIRGKVKDARLAQMLDHFVQYVGSSPYGAPAVLCAIAHMQTAEGVWYPMGGTRAVAEGLMRLATELGATMKPADEVLGLDIAAGQLRGLRTRDGITPYDAVISNMDSVRTYRELVGGEVGKTYEKKSFEPACSGVVLYLGLNKRYEHLNHHDFVFSRDPEEEFDFIYRKGEPAPDPTAYLAAPSSTDPSVAPEGGEALYVLVHTPYLRPHHDWSKMFPAYRRTILEKLKRTGGMPDLEERIVVERHLTPQDIHDRYKVLNGAIYGLASHGRMMGAFKPGNRSREVRGLYLAGGAAHPGPGMPMVMMSGWIAADALDQDLRGSGEPELRKTA
- a CDS encoding lysophospholipid acyltransferase family protein, producing the protein MVRAKPLPPERSAPLWRFMAAYFDRFVRRHLNALRLARWGVPASITDAAPLVIYANHPSWWDAAVLVVATDRLFPGRESFAPIEAAMLEKYGIFRKMGAFPVDLDSARGGAQFLSASRAILARPDRVLWITAQGRFADVRTRPLGLKPGVARLAEIAPEATFLPLAVEYAFWDERGAEAFLAFGAPLTSAELLGLPRPERLARMEAALTATLDRLSGDVIARDSARFETLLAGRRGVGGVYDGWRRFAALLTGRRFEPGHRDGDAEETRTR
- a CDS encoding glycosyltransferase, with product MTLTLLALVALALALLPAGLAAVNLAILRSPEPTSSDGLVSILIPARNEAAVIEGTVRAALASRGVPVEVIVGDDHSTDATAEIVTRLARTDPRLRLISVPALPEGWTGKNHACTALSEAARGERLLFLDADVTLAPEGAAALAAHAVRSGADLVSGVPRQVMETLGERLTVPMIDFLLLGYLPIALMRASPRTALGAACGQMILIARDAYAATGGHGAIRTSLHDGVRLPRLFREQGLRTDLVAGHALAACRMYRDFPQSWAGFSKNAHEGMATPAALPVWTVLLFGGHILPWLVLAAALVLGAGTPAVLAAAAVLVSLATRAAITQRVAEPLATILLHPATVGTALAIQWNVLLRPGRAGRAVWKGRSYAVGGAPKPQRDPG
- a CDS encoding Ppx/GppA phosphatase family protein; its protein translation is MRDESAAAVSARPTADPQTSREGARTVTGGRPIESFPPRYETGRHGRRDAYAALDLGTNNCRLLVAEPTPNGFRVIDAFSRIVRLGEGLGNSNRLTEAAIERTVEALRICRGKMKSRAVARSKVIATEACRLAVNGAEFVARVRAEVGLDLEIVDRQTEAYLAVTGCAALADPRAESVVIFDIGGGSTEIAWLDGAAANPSTDPTLRIRAWDSLPVGVVTLAERHGGTEVTRRTFEGMVEEVGDLISPFAIRAAAAATAPYFHLLGTSGTVTTLAAMHLRLARYERRRVDGLWMSDDEVGDAIEDLLDTRLEQRADNPCIGRDRADLVLAGCAILEAIRRVFPSERLRIADRGLREGLLMNMMREDGVWRRGRYR
- a CDS encoding DUF4440 domain-containing protein, with protein sequence MADDTLEATTRTDAGERTVAACLSEAGKVLLRWAETVGTRNVDAVLALYAPDAILVPTMSDDVRGREADRRRYFEIFLDNDGMSCGVTVQKQRVSRKLGTVVIGGLYTFQIRRNGEETVVPARFLFTFEEIDGRWLITGHHSSKAIEDV
- a CDS encoding RlmE family RNA methyltransferase, whose amino-acid sequence is MSDRRGGTGGLRGDLKQRVKTGRGRTLSQKRWLERQLNDPYVARAKREGYRSRAAFKLLEIDERFKLLKPGQRIVDLGAAPGGWSQVAARILGESGRIVGIDLLEIEPMPGATFITLDFLDPSAPERLTELLGGRADLVLSDMAANTTGHKKTDHLRIIGLAETAAAFAREILAPGGAYLAKVFQGGTEGDLLTELKRDFAVVRHVKPQASRADSSELYVLATGFRGETGAGDAVDEDG